Proteins found in one Bremerella volcania genomic segment:
- a CDS encoding isocitrate/isopropylmalate dehydrogenase family protein — MIESVGDVSAQRLNLQKKYTIALLPGDGIGPEVMDAAVHIVNSLPRVLPNLGIELQTHEAGAQHYRKSGEVLPRAALEACRSADAVLLSAIGLPDVRQIDGTEVQPQMMMGLRRELDLFVAVRPVKSYPGVPTPLKSDASIDLVILRENLEGLFASFGGGCVVHDQVATDSIVITRNATSRLAEFAFRLASRRSGRPSDGKRMVTCVDKANVFRSFAFFRKVMSETSMAYPDVQFDAQYVDAMALYLVQNPSAYDILVMENQFGDILSDLGAGLVGGLGMAPSAEIGPRHGLFQPSHGSAPHLAGRNLANPIATILSAAMMFDWLGDKHKDPDAKQAAVLIEEAVIRTLQEGRVKTQDIGGNSTTSDVAAAIADHLG, encoded by the coding sequence GTGATTGAAAGTGTTGGTGACGTATCGGCACAGCGTCTAAACCTCCAGAAAAAATATACGATCGCACTCCTACCTGGGGATGGAATAGGTCCCGAGGTGATGGATGCGGCTGTTCATATCGTGAATAGCCTGCCAAGGGTACTCCCGAACCTTGGCATCGAATTGCAAACCCATGAAGCCGGCGCTCAGCACTATCGAAAATCGGGCGAGGTCCTGCCAAGGGCCGCGCTCGAGGCGTGCCGAAGTGCCGATGCCGTGCTCCTTTCCGCGATTGGCTTGCCGGACGTGCGCCAAATTGACGGTACCGAAGTTCAGCCGCAAATGATGATGGGACTACGGAGAGAACTGGATCTCTTCGTGGCGGTTCGCCCCGTCAAGTCATACCCAGGCGTACCGACTCCGCTGAAGAGCGATGCGAGCATTGACCTGGTTATCTTACGCGAAAATCTGGAAGGCCTTTTCGCTTCGTTCGGCGGCGGATGCGTGGTGCACGATCAAGTCGCGACCGATTCGATTGTGATTACTCGTAACGCTACTTCCCGTCTGGCCGAGTTCGCATTTAGACTTGCCAGCCGACGATCAGGCCGTCCCTCAGACGGTAAGCGAATGGTTACTTGCGTCGATAAGGCCAATGTGTTTCGGAGCTTTGCTTTTTTTCGGAAAGTGATGTCCGAAACCTCGATGGCATATCCCGACGTTCAGTTCGATGCCCAATACGTCGACGCGATGGCGCTTTATCTGGTACAGAATCCCAGCGCTTACGATATTCTCGTGATGGAGAATCAATTTGGGGATATTCTCTCGGATCTTGGTGCGGGGCTGGTTGGCGGACTTGGCATGGCTCCTTCCGCAGAGATTGGCCCAAGGCATGGGTTGTTCCAGCCCTCACACGGTTCGGCCCCCCACCTCGCTGGCCGGAACTTAGCTAACCCGATCGCAACAATCCTTTCCGCCGCAATGATGTTCGATTGGCTGGGAGACAAACACAAAGATCCCGATGCCAAGCAAGCTGCCGTATTGATCGAAGAGGCCGTCATCCGCACGCTCCAGGAAGGCCGCGTCAAGACTCAGGATATTGGCGGCAACTCCACGACAAGCGACGTCGCAGCTGCGATTGCTGACCACCTTGGATAA
- a CDS encoding Hsp20/alpha crystallin family protein, whose product MNAPLASRQSRSLFPWAQGGNLPALREEMEHMFHRFWDENGDIWGGQMLSPALDLKESDKEITVRLDLPGVEAKEVDIQLNGNQLVISGERKEENEEKGETYHRIERRSGRFSRSTMLPCAVEEDKIDAMMKDGILTVVLPKSPEARSRHIEVKSN is encoded by the coding sequence ATGAACGCTCCACTTGCAAGCCGGCAAAGCCGCAGCCTATTCCCCTGGGCTCAAGGCGGCAACCTTCCTGCATTGCGGGAAGAAATGGAACACATGTTTCATCGCTTCTGGGATGAGAATGGTGACATCTGGGGTGGCCAGATGTTGTCACCGGCCCTTGATCTGAAGGAATCGGACAAGGAGATCACCGTTCGATTGGATCTGCCTGGGGTGGAAGCCAAGGAAGTCGACATCCAATTGAATGGAAATCAGTTGGTGATCAGCGGGGAACGAAAAGAGGAAAACGAAGAGAAGGGTGAGACCTATCACCGCATCGAACGCCGAAGCGGACGCTTCTCGCGATCGACGATGCTGCCGTGTGCCGTCGAGGAAGACAAGATCGACGCCATGATGAAAGACGGCATTCTGACCGTCGTGCTTCCCAAATCGCCGGAAGCCCGGTCGCGTCATATCGAGGTGAAGAGTAACTAA
- a CDS encoding BON domain-containing protein: protein MLIPRSRNRKSQLHAHEVVMRLVRRRMDQCRYGFIFRKVSVSFDDGTLTLTGCVPSFYLKQNLQELLRDIPEVKQVVNNVDVVSSCGLSSVRREDRRCS from the coding sequence ATGCTTATCCCAAGATCCCGTAACCGAAAGAGCCAGCTACATGCTCATGAAGTTGTAATGCGACTCGTAAGACGCCGGATGGATCAATGCCGATATGGCTTCATCTTTCGAAAAGTCAGCGTCAGTTTTGATGACGGAACGCTTACGTTAACTGGTTGCGTACCGAGCTTTTACCTCAAGCAAAACCTCCAGGAGTTGCTTCGTGACATTCCCGAGGTGAAACAAGTGGTGAACAATGTCGATGTTGTCAGTAGTTGCGGGCTTAGCAGCGTCCGCCGAGAAGATCGGCGATGCTCTTGA
- a CDS encoding carbon storage regulator, which produces MLVLSRKASQIIHIGADVTVKVLGVSGNTVRLGIEAPTEVSILRGELRDDVGQQDSDESLPGSIQVHPTPKPGLQFALENVPASVIQVP; this is translated from the coding sequence ATGTTGGTACTCAGTCGAAAAGCCAGTCAAATCATCCACATTGGCGCAGATGTTACTGTGAAGGTTTTGGGAGTTTCTGGCAATACGGTCCGTTTGGGGATCGAGGCTCCGACGGAAGTTTCCATTCTTCGCGGGGAACTTCGTGACGATGTCGGCCAACAGGATTCCGACGAGAGTTTACCTGGGTCTATCCAAGTACACCCCACTCCGAAGCCGGGCTTGCAGTTCGCTCTTGAAAACGTTCCGGCCTCGGTTATTCAAGTCCCCTAG
- a CDS encoding hybrid sensor histidine kinase/response regulator: MSDIQPNTLSLTVLVIESAPDTRGHIQDVIEHDGHHVRLASSFDEAIEQGDWQEIDVILLDTELACGDAREILPRLRRLAPHAAIVYAASNPNVEDAVQTLREGAYDYLLKPINADILRATLLRISQLSYTRASLKLETDARQYAENQHRLLAEAIAHLGEGVVITKTEFNGSCPRIVFVNEAICRITGYHKTELLGETPEIFHGENTDSQSVEEVSEAIHARRPFQGELLFYRKDGTTYDAEIICTPMIDSEGRCTNYVSIHRDITEKIRSARQLSERESRLRAILQTATDAIVTIDPKGMIVGVNPATLRIFGYEERELIGTNVSILMPEPYRSEHDDYLSRYLRTGEARIIGIGREVIAKKKDGSTFPVHLAVSRIDAPPLFTGIIRDISALKELQKQVLEIAAEEDRRIGHELHDSVQQQLTGLGLLSQTVAEMLSDSNDWEARCQPTVAKVARLADRVARGISEAAREVHNLSRGLVPVEIDAEGLRAALEELAERVSIQYGVVCACEFRGDINLTNNFVATHLFRIVQEAVTNAMKHGDASRIDIRLVGTDRTISLEVIDNGRGIQTGTLSNLGTGLKIMQYRSSLIGGVIKIVPGPDGGTLVNCTVSREGNLEVTH, from the coding sequence GTGTCCGATATTCAACCAAATACGCTGTCTCTCACTGTGCTCGTAATCGAAAGCGCTCCGGATACGCGCGGTCATATTCAAGACGTCATCGAGCACGATGGACACCATGTCCGCTTAGCGTCATCATTCGATGAGGCAATTGAGCAGGGAGATTGGCAAGAGATAGACGTCATTTTGCTAGACACGGAACTTGCATGCGGAGATGCCCGTGAAATACTTCCCCGCTTGCGAAGGCTCGCCCCGCATGCGGCTATCGTATACGCCGCCAGCAATCCCAACGTTGAAGATGCCGTCCAGACGCTTCGCGAGGGAGCGTACGACTATCTCCTAAAGCCCATCAATGCGGATATTCTACGAGCAACTTTGCTGCGAATCAGCCAGCTCAGTTACACCAGGGCTTCTTTGAAACTCGAAACGGACGCTCGGCAATATGCCGAGAATCAGCATCGTTTGCTTGCCGAAGCAATTGCCCACCTAGGGGAAGGCGTTGTGATCACCAAGACCGAGTTCAATGGTTCGTGTCCGCGCATCGTATTTGTCAACGAAGCGATTTGCCGGATTACTGGGTACCATAAGACCGAACTTTTGGGCGAAACGCCTGAGATCTTTCACGGAGAAAATACGGATTCGCAGTCCGTCGAAGAGGTGTCCGAGGCAATTCACGCTCGTCGCCCGTTTCAGGGGGAGTTGCTCTTTTATCGGAAGGACGGAACGACCTATGACGCGGAAATCATCTGTACACCGATGATTGATTCGGAAGGCCGCTGTACCAACTATGTTTCCATACATCGCGACATTACCGAGAAGATTAGATCCGCTCGTCAACTTAGCGAACGAGAATCGCGGCTGCGCGCGATTCTTCAAACGGCAACCGATGCCATCGTGACGATCGATCCGAAGGGAATGATAGTCGGTGTCAATCCGGCCACATTACGGATCTTCGGCTACGAAGAAAGGGAACTGATCGGCACCAACGTAAGCATTTTGATGCCGGAGCCCTATCGGAGCGAACACGACGATTATCTTTCCCGCTACTTGCGAACAGGCGAAGCCCGAATCATCGGCATCGGACGAGAGGTTATCGCCAAAAAGAAAGATGGATCGACGTTTCCCGTTCATCTGGCAGTCAGCCGAATCGATGCCCCACCTCTGTTCACCGGCATCATTCGCGATATATCCGCGCTTAAGGAATTGCAAAAACAAGTGCTGGAGATTGCTGCCGAAGAAGACCGTCGTATCGGTCATGAACTGCATGACAGCGTTCAGCAACAACTTACCGGGCTGGGCCTACTCTCACAAACCGTAGCCGAGATGCTCTCGGATTCGAACGACTGGGAGGCTCGCTGTCAACCGACGGTGGCCAAGGTGGCTCGGCTGGCTGACCGCGTCGCTCGAGGCATAAGCGAAGCCGCGCGCGAAGTCCATAACCTTTCGCGCGGACTGGTCCCCGTGGAGATCGATGCGGAAGGGCTTCGAGCCGCACTGGAAGAACTCGCCGAGCGAGTCAGCATACAATATGGAGTTGTTTGCGCGTGTGAATTTCGGGGCGACATCAACCTGACCAACAATTTCGTTGCAACGCATCTATTCCGAATCGTTCAGGAGGCGGTTACGAATGCCATGAAGCATGGGGACGCTTCGCGAATTGATATTCGACTGGTAGGCACGGACCGAACAATCTCGCTGGAAGTTATCGACAACGGGCGGGGCATTCAAACGGGAACGCTATCCAATCTGGGAACGGGGCTTAAGATCATGCAGTACCGCTCTAGTTTGATCGGAGGCGTCATCAAGATCGTTCCCGGTCCAGATGGTGGCACGCTCGTCAACTGCACTGTTTCCCGCGAAGGCAATCTTGAGGTGACACACTAG
- a CDS encoding response regulator, with protein sequence MGSTSSPSRILIVDDHPIVREGLAARIDGQPDLEVCGEASGINDALSQYRSLSPDLTLVDIQLEDGNGIELIKEIYSRNSTAKMLVVSAFDESLYANRALRAGALGYVNKRELQDKVIDAIRTVLKGDRYLSPKMTQQLLSQVVSNKTTMDEDPIQRLSDRELEVFQLIGHGKTTAAIAAQLQLSVHTIDTHREKLRHKLGAKNSAELMKLAVQWVLENG encoded by the coding sequence ATGGGTTCAACATCATCTCCCAGCCGAATTCTTATTGTTGACGACCATCCGATCGTCCGCGAAGGATTGGCCGCTCGCATCGACGGTCAACCAGATCTTGAGGTTTGTGGGGAAGCAAGCGGTATCAATGATGCCTTGTCCCAGTATCGTTCTCTTTCGCCCGACTTAACGCTCGTGGATATCCAGTTGGAAGATGGAAATGGGATCGAACTGATCAAGGAGATTTACTCCCGCAATTCGACCGCGAAGATGCTAGTTGTCTCAGCCTTTGATGAGTCGCTTTATGCGAATCGAGCCCTACGGGCTGGGGCGCTCGGGTATGTTAACAAGCGAGAGCTACAGGATAAGGTAATCGACGCGATCCGAACGGTTCTCAAAGGTGATCGCTACCTAAGTCCTAAAATGACGCAGCAACTTCTCAGCCAGGTCGTATCCAATAAAACAACCATGGACGAGGATCCCATCCAGCGTCTTAGTGATCGGGAACTGGAAGTGTTTCAGCTAATCGGCCATGGCAAAACTACGGCGGCTATCGCCGCGCAATTACAGCTAAGCGTCCATACGATTGATACTCACCGTGAGAAACTACGCCACAAATTGGGGGCGAAAAATAGCGCGGAATTGATGAAGCTGGCCGTCCAGTGGGTATTGGAAAACGGCTGA
- a CDS encoding zinc-dependent alcohol dehydrogenase family protein: MRAQILRQVVSLRDVSTPLELVDVPTPRPVRGEIRIRIAACGVCHTELDEIEGRTAPPNLPIVPGHEVVGYVDEVGDGVVSHRVGDRVGVGWIHSSSGDERENISPKFRATGRDVNGGYAEFMTVPSDYAYPIPSSFSDAEAAPLLCAGAIGYRAVRLTGIKDGRTLGLTGFGGSAHLVLQMVRHQFPRTKIFVFARDPDQQVFARELGAEWAGHTTDRAPVPLDAIIDTTPAWQPVVEGLANLAPGGRLVINAIRKEDADKERLLQLSYHEHLWMEREVKTVANITHYDIREFLPLAAEISLRSTVTAYPLEEANRALMELKQGSVKGAKVLLMDS, encoded by the coding sequence ATGAGGGCCCAAATACTCCGCCAAGTGGTGTCACTTCGCGATGTTTCGACACCGCTGGAACTCGTTGACGTTCCCACGCCGCGTCCCGTCCGAGGCGAAATACGGATCAGAATTGCCGCATGTGGCGTCTGCCATACGGAGCTAGATGAAATCGAAGGAAGAACGGCTCCGCCCAACTTGCCGATTGTGCCGGGACATGAAGTCGTCGGTTATGTCGACGAAGTCGGAGATGGCGTCGTAAGTCATCGCGTCGGTGATCGAGTTGGCGTCGGTTGGATTCATTCGTCCAGTGGCGATGAGCGGGAGAACATCAGCCCCAAGTTTCGTGCTACAGGCAGAGACGTTAATGGCGGATATGCCGAGTTTATGACGGTACCGTCGGACTACGCCTATCCGATTCCCTCAAGTTTTTCTGATGCCGAAGCCGCTCCACTATTGTGTGCCGGAGCCATCGGCTATCGAGCCGTGCGACTGACAGGCATCAAGGACGGACGGACTCTTGGCCTGACCGGGTTTGGTGGGTCGGCGCACCTGGTTCTGCAGATGGTAAGGCATCAATTTCCACGGACGAAAATCTTTGTGTTTGCCCGTGATCCGGATCAACAAGTCTTTGCCCGGGAACTCGGGGCTGAGTGGGCAGGACACACTACGGATCGTGCCCCCGTGCCTCTGGACGCCATCATCGACACAACGCCAGCTTGGCAGCCCGTCGTTGAGGGGTTGGCCAATCTGGCGCCAGGTGGGCGGCTGGTCATCAATGCGATTCGCAAGGAGGATGCAGACAAAGAACGACTTCTTCAACTCAGCTACCACGAGCATCTGTGGATGGAGCGGGAAGTGAAGACGGTCGCAAACATCACGCACTATGATATTCGCGAATTCTTGCCGCTGGCGGCTGAGATTTCTCTTCGCTCGACGGTCACTGCTTACCCGCTGGAGGAAGCGAATCGGGCACTCATGGAGTTGAAACAGGGAAGTGTCAAGGGTGCCAAAGTTCTCTTGATGGACTCATAA
- a CDS encoding sigma-54-dependent transcriptional regulator encodes MNITEPAPSAFPCRLLLVDSDPRFRQIVTEFLSSQTVHVDQVEHEHQSLQRVDRADYDVIIFEMASVTPASLQRLRQLKERAACEVVCVSEISAAESIVEALKAGAFDYLPKPVRMSRLQKTVENAFKATRRQRQSVNGRPHNRHGKRSLMVGQSAPMQEVFRLIKRAGPTEQPILIQGESGTGKELVAKAVHQVSHRADQPMVVVNCAALPESELFGHEKGAFTGAASTKPGLFELADGGTMFIDEIGEMAGGIQAKLLRVLEDGSFRRVGGTEERRVNVRLLTATNRNLFQEVKEGRFREDLFYRIDVMRLELPPLRHRGDDIALLTHHFMGNDWQIDMDAMEAIERYHWPGNIRQLINALERAKILSDDETILLQNLPTEVAQCTSAASRSIPPRNDDLESLMRQQIEVVMSREKGNKVRAARALGVSRRSLYRLLEKYQIV; translated from the coding sequence ATGAACATTACTGAACCGGCCCCCAGTGCTTTTCCTTGTCGTTTGCTGTTGGTTGATAGTGATCCACGTTTCCGACAAATCGTGACTGAGTTTCTTAGCAGCCAGACGGTCCATGTCGATCAAGTTGAACACGAGCATCAGTCGCTTCAACGAGTCGATCGAGCCGACTACGATGTCATCATATTCGAAATGGCGTCAGTCACGCCAGCTTCACTGCAAAGACTTCGGCAACTTAAGGAGAGAGCTGCTTGTGAAGTCGTATGTGTGTCTGAAATCTCAGCTGCAGAGTCGATCGTCGAAGCGCTCAAGGCTGGTGCGTTCGACTATTTGCCCAAGCCGGTGCGGATGTCGCGACTGCAGAAGACCGTCGAGAATGCGTTCAAGGCGACTCGCCGACAACGCCAATCAGTTAACGGACGTCCACATAACAGGCATGGAAAAAGGTCATTGATGGTCGGGCAATCAGCCCCCATGCAGGAAGTATTTCGTCTGATCAAACGTGCCGGTCCTACGGAACAACCAATTCTGATCCAGGGAGAAAGCGGGACGGGCAAGGAATTGGTCGCCAAGGCCGTCCATCAGGTAAGCCATCGAGCAGATCAACCGATGGTGGTCGTGAACTGTGCTGCTTTACCCGAGAGTGAGCTTTTCGGTCACGAAAAGGGGGCTTTTACAGGAGCTGCGAGTACCAAGCCGGGCTTGTTTGAACTCGCCGACGGAGGAACCATGTTCATCGATGAAATCGGTGAGATGGCCGGTGGCATTCAAGCCAAACTTTTGCGTGTCTTGGAGGATGGTTCGTTTCGGCGTGTTGGCGGGACTGAGGAACGACGTGTGAACGTTCGTTTGCTCACGGCCACGAATCGAAACCTCTTCCAAGAGGTCAAAGAGGGACGGTTCCGGGAAGATCTGTTTTATCGAATCGACGTGATGCGACTTGAGTTGCCTCCACTACGCCATCGAGGAGATGACATTGCCTTGCTGACGCATCACTTCATGGGCAATGATTGGCAAATCGATATGGATGCAATGGAGGCCATCGAGCGGTACCACTGGCCTGGAAATATCCGCCAACTGATTAACGCCCTTGAACGAGCCAAGATCTTGTCCGACGACGAGACGATCCTTTTACAGAACCTGCCGACAGAGGTCGCTCAGTGCACATCTGCGGCAAGTCGTTCCATCCCTCCCCGAAATGATGACTTGGAATCGTTGATGCGCCAGCAGATAGAAGTGGTCATGTCGCGAGAGAAAGGGAACAAAGTCCGCGCAGCCCGCGCTTTAGGTGTGAGCCGTCGTAGCTTATACCGTCTGTTGGAAAAGTATCAGATCGTGTGA